The Watersipora subatra chromosome 7, tzWatSuba1.1, whole genome shotgun sequence genomic interval aaactgataaatatatGCAAATTTAAAACAGTCAAAGTTTTATCCAAGCGATGAAGGCGAACCCTGGCAACACACGCTGATGAATAACAGTGAAACAGATGTTGCCTTCTACCTCTTAGAGGAAATGCTAATTATTAAATTGTCTTGTGCCGTCTCCGATGAGACAGAGTAGCGTTCTCTGGTTCAATGATGAGCATGTGTTATGAATCGAACGCTTAATGCAAGATTCCGGTAACTCCCATTAGCTATGGCTGCAGATGTCCAACCATAAAGAATTAGCCGGAATCCCTATCTAGCTGTTAAAGGTCAAAATAATATGTTCTCTATGACCTTTTTAGGATATAATTAGCGTAATGTTTTCTCTCAAGAGAATATGTCATTTGACTAGAACACTGGCATGTGTTGTCATTGTATCGAAAATATGCGCTTCATTTGGCAGCATAGTAAGAAGTTGGCAGCATAGCAAAAAGTTTACAATACAACGCTTTGATCATCTAAGCAGTGAATGTTTCTCATTGCTAGCTTATTATCTCTTTAAGTTTTATTCACTACAGTCTTCAGGTATTCTAGTTTATCTCTGTCAGCTGTTAAAAGCTGTCAGGcgaaaaattataaattcaacTCTCTTTATTTGCAAACAATAGATGTTTTCAATATGCATTCATGTTTTGGGTGCTAAATTCTTTTTAAGATAATAACCCTGATGTGTAATGCAATGGCTGAAAAACTGAACAATTCTATTGGATAAAATAAccaaattaataaatttataaaaaccttATTTTTAAGACAATTAAGACAGAAAAATAAATTGCCCAAATCATAATCAAAAACTGTCTATCTACTTGAGACATATGTAAAAGTTTTCAGAAGTTCTTTTATATATTAAGCACTTTTTTGCTAAAGGCTGCTGATAATAAACTACTACATTTATGCTAAAATTAGGGAAAAACTTGAATTTATTTACAATTggaagaaataaaatatttgaaagtaTCTTCAAAGTGTCATGGCAGACAGGTTCAGACTCTCCAATCTAATGCCAGTGTCgaacaaaacttgattataatTTAGGGCTGCTCAAAGGTTCTTATGATGATACTAGACACAATAGaagcaataacaataacatcCTCTATAACTATGTTGGCAATAATAGTGCTAAAATGTGTATAACGATAAAATGAATCATTGCGTAATAAATTGTTGTAATGTAATATAGCATCGGTAAGTGTAACAGATCTAAGCACTTATAGTATGTTACAATAAGTATGTTAAATgctatgataataatatttgtGATTGCCATAATGCAATATTATTTACAATATAGCCTAATGTACCATTTGATACAATtcaatataacttataattatttaGGTATAACGAGTAAAATATGAGTTGCCATTATTTgttgcaaatatataaaaaggcAATGACTTGATTACCAAAGATAATAGTGAGTTTAGTCACACTTTTCACAGAGACAGACCTTGATGAAGCCACTAGTTTAACTTTCCTCTCAGAGGCATTTTTAAACGATAAAATATCGGTAGATATCAGAAAATCAACAATAACCTAAATgtataaagttaaaaaaaacttgtaattttcaaaaatgCCATATTTTAATTCCTGACAAgatttgtttgcttgttaaattGGTTTAATCGTAAAACAGACATAAAGATTGCCTGTCAAAAAGTCGTGAATTAAGTATAAACCCGTACTTCTTACCTGAATGAGCGATTACTGGTGTATAAGGGTAACACATTGCAACTTTGCAATTATAGTTTAATTTCAAAtataatgattattatattttattttaatttctatCTTTTGGTTTCACCTCTTTAGGTAGCTACATCTACATAGCGGACTTCAGCTGTATTCGCATTTATGACATGCTCAGGGAGCAAGTTGCTACTCTGGCTGGAATATGTGGTCGAATGGAAGGAGATTCAGATTCTGCATCCATGTTTCCTACTTTCCGAGGTCAGCTCAAGTTAGCAGCTTCTGCGAGAGACCTTTACGTGCTGGATCAAGACAAAATCTCAAGAGTAGACAAAGAAACCGGCGCTGTATGGCTACTCAGTGTATCACAGTTTTTAGCTGACGGTGATGCCACCAGTATAGGTAGGGTGAAATATTTCTAGAATTTTTCCTACGTTTTGGATTATTATGTCTAAACCAATGCTATAATATGTTATGTAGATTCCTCACAAAATAAGAAGTTGctgcaaataattttatgtgTGAAACCATAAACTAAACTTTTAAACAGCAACTGGAAAGCATCTACTCCGCTTTTACAGAATAAAGAAAACGAtggtaaaaacaacaaaaaattaaattttttaatacaGGCAACTTTATTGATGTTTTATAATCAGCTACTTAAATGCAGATGTTTAGGTGAAGCTACACACCATTACAATCCTCAGTTTATGGTGCATCTTTTAATAGAAAAAACTTGTTTCTACTGCCTCAACTGCGTTGACTAGCTTTTGCAACACTAAAGAAGATTTGGTTTGAAGGAAGTTTGTATATTTATGCTTTATATGTTGAATACCTAATTGTTAGTATTAGTAGCTCTTTTTTGAGGTGAGTCTGGATAAAGAGTCCACTTTGAAAATGTTTAATCTCGACCATTCTTATGTGTTGAAATGTCTGAGATATCgaatttactgtaaaacctgtattaGAATTCCACTGTCAATTGAACTACACCTCTAACATCACcacaaactgtagcaaacatatcaaaaagtgcaatgagcttttatgcaacttttattacatatagctataaaattaaattgtgccttcaagtttaaaatgaaatagaaaacTTGAAAgttctaacaaattgcaacgcaatttataagatcatcgtaggttaatttCAAGCAATAGGTATCTACTGGTAGGAACTTGTATCAGCTTttctatgcatatttatttaaagatctatgacaagttggaggtaagctaACAACTTTCGTGCATCCAAAAGGATTTATGCCGCTCTTCCCAAaagaaagtgcaaaatataggcgacattcacttcgcccatgaaagggttaaatttatctccCAAAAATTCTGACtgagtgtttgaaaaatacaacaccaccctttatttgagcgTCACTTCTAATAAGGTGCCACtataagagaagggttgaaacaTAGAGTGcaatggcattcaaataaaggttttacagtagttgTTCAGGTTACATCATCATGCAATACAATTGACAACAAATTATACTGCTCAGTTGAAAAATACCTTTTCATTAAAAATCTATCAACATGATTGTTTAAAGATTGTTTGCTGAcagtattataattatatttgatGGATTTTTAAAGAACAAACCAAAATGcatttttttttgcatttttgtagCGCTAGACAAGTATAGCAAAACATTATTTGTCGCAGTTGCGACAACAGAAATCATCCACATTGTAGCCATCGATGCTATAAGTGGGCTGCAGACGCTGTATCAGACAGTCTTACGAACAGCGAGTGGTGATGAGAAaggtaattaattatttttagatCTCTAGAAATATGGCATATTTTATGTACTGTATATTTAATTAATAGTATATAGCAGGCACTATATGAggtgtagtattattagtataatATTTAACATAGAGTACCTTATTTATTCTAGCATAAGTTGCATTTTTCTGTACTAAAGTAAGACCCAAAAACTTGCACATGACAAACTTTCTTGACATCATTTTCTACCAACTATCACACATGGCACCTACGTGTTTTAATTAGGTACCTACCtaattaaaacatgtttttacaGGTGACCAGGGTGTTGCATTACGCATAATTAAAACGTATCAACAAAAAACATTCCATTGGCAAAGTTTGCTTGGCTTTATGGTTTCAAATAAGACCTTTCGTGCTATGATACTTACTTTAAACTGAAGGGCGTAAAATTTGCGAAAGTCTATGAAAACAGAGCTGCAGAGCATGAATATACtatttcaacaaaatcttttcaagATTAGCATAAAGCACATATCATGATGAGAGTGACAGCAGTGATTTTATGGTTTCTATGTGATTGAGGAGAGTGACAGCAGTAATTTTATGGTTGTTATGTGATTGAGGATAGTGACAACAGTGATGTTATGGTTGTTATGTGATTGAGGATAGTGACAGCAGTGATATTATGGTTGTTATGTGATTGAGGATAGTGACAACAGTGATTTTATGGTTGTTTTGTGATTGAGGATAGTGACAACAGTGATTTTATGGTTGTTATGTGATTGAGGATAGTGACAACAGTGATATTATGGTTGTTATGTGATTGAGGATAGTGACAACAGTGATTTTATAGTTTCTATGTGATTGAGGATAGTGACAACAGTGATTTTATGGTTGTTTTGTGATTGAGGATAGTGACAGCAGTGATATTATGGTTTCTATGTGATTGAGGATAGTGACAACAGTGATTTTATGGTTGTTATGTGATTGAGGATAGTGACAACAGTGATTTTATGGTTGTTATGTGATTGAGGATAGTGACAACAGTGATATTATGTTTGTTATGTGATTGAGGATAGTGACAGCAGTGATATTATGGTTGTTTTGTGATTGAGGATATTGACAACAGTGATATTATGGTTGTTATGTGATTGAGGATAGCGACAACAGTGATATTATGTTTGTTATGTGATTGAGGATAGTGACAACAGTGATTTTATGGTTTCTATGTGATTGAGGATAGTGACAACAGTGATATTATGGTTGTTATGTGATTGAGGATATTGACAACAGTGATATTATGGTTTCTATGTGATTGAGGATAGTGACAACAGTGATATTATGGTTTCTATGTGATTGAGGATAGTGACAACAGTGATATTATGTTTGTTATGTGATTGAGGATAGTGACAGCAGTGATATTATGGTTGTTATGTGATTGAGGATAGTGACAACAGTGATATTATGTTTGTTATGTGATTGAGGATAGTGACAACAGTGATATTATGTTTGTTATGTGATTGAGGATAGTGACAACAGTGATATTATGTTTGTTATGTGATTGAGGATAGTGACAGCAGTGATATTATGGTTGTTTTGTGATTGAGGATATTGACAACAGTGATATTATGGTTGTTATGTGATTGAGGATAGTGACAACAGTGATATTATGGTTGTTTTGTGATTGAGGATATTGACAACAGTGATATTATGGTTGTTATGTGATTGAGGATAGTGACAACAGTGATATTATGGTTGTTATGTGATTGAGGATAGTGACAACAGTGATATTATGTTTTCTATGTGATTGAGGATAGTGACAACAGTGATATTATGGTTGTTATGTGATTGAGGATAGTGACAGCAGTGATATTATGGTTGTTATGTGATTGAGGATAGTGACAACAGTGATATTATGGTTGTTATGTGATTGAGGATAGCGACAACAGTGATTTTATGGTTTCTATGTGATTGATGATAGTGACAACAGTGATATTATGGTTTCTATGTGATTGAGGATAGTGACAACAGTGATTTTATGGTTGTTATGTGATTGAGGATAGTGACAACAGTGATTTTATGGTTGTTATGTGATCGAGGATAGCGACAACAGTGATATTATGGTTGTTATGTGATTGAGGATAGTGAAAACAGTGATATTATGGTTTCAATGTGATTGAGGATAGTGACAACAGTGATTTTATGGTTTCTATGTGATTGATGATAGTGACAACAGTGATATTATGGTTTCTATGTGATTGAGGATAGTGACAACAGTAATTTTATGGTTTCTATGTGATTGAGGATAGTGACAGCAGTGATATTATGGTTGTTATGTGATTGAGGATAGTGACAACAGTGATATTATGGTTTCTATGTGATTGAGGATAGCGACAACAGTGATTTTATGGTTGTTATGTGATTGAGGATAGTGACAACAGTGATATTATGGTTGTTATGTGATTGAGGATAGTGACAACAGTGATATTATGGTTTCTATGTGATTGAGGATAGTGACAACAGTGATTTTATGGTTGTTATGTGATTGAGGATAGTGACAACAGTGATTTTATGGTTGTTATGTGATTGAGGATAGTGACAACAGTGATATTATGTTTGTTATGTGATTGAGGATAGTGACAGCAGTGATATTATGGTTGTTTTGTGATTGAGGATGTTGACAACAGTGATATTATGGTTGTTATGTGATTGAGGATAGTGACAACAGTGATTTTATGGTTGTTATGTGATTGAGGATAGTGACAACAGTGATTTTATGGTTGTTATGTGGTTGAGGATAGTGACAACAGTGATATTATGTTTGTTATGTGATTGAGGATAGTGACAACAGTGATATTATGGTTGTTATGTGATTGAGGATAGTGACAACAGTGATATTATGGTTGTTTTGTGATTGAAGGATAGTGACAACAGTGATATTATGGTTTCTATGTGATTGAGGATAGTGACAACAGTGATATTATGGTTGTTATGTGATTGAAGGATAGTGACAACAGTGATATTATGGTTTCTATGTGATTGAGGATAGTGACAACAGTGATATTATGGTTGTTATGTGATTGAGGATAGTGACAACAGTGATATTATGTTTGTTATGTGATTGAGGATAGTGACAACAGTGATATTATGTTTGTTATGTGATTGAGGATAGTGACAGCAGTGATATTATGGTTGTTTTGTGATTGAGGATATTGACAACAGTGATATTATGGTTGTTATGTGATTGAGGATAGTGACAACAGTGATATTATGGTTGTTTTGTGATTGAGGATATTGACAACAGTGATATTATGGTTGTTATGTGATTGAGGATAGTGACAACAGTGATATTATGGTTGTTATGTGATTGAGGATAGTGACAACAGTGATATTATGTTTTCTATGTGATTGAGGATAGTGACAACAGTGATATTATGGTTGTTATGTGATTGAGGATAGTGACAGCAGTGATATTATGGTTGTTATGTGATTGAGGATAGTGACAACAGTGATATTATGGTTGTTATGTGATTGAGGATAGTGACAACAGTGATATTATGGTTTTTATGTGATTGAGGATAGCGACAACAGTGATATTATGGTTGTTATGTGATTGAGGATAGTGACAACAGTGATATTATGGTTGTTATGTGATTGAGGATAGTGACAACAGTGATATTATGGTTTCTATGTGATTGAGGATAGCGACAACAGTGATTTTATGGTTGTTATGTGATTGAGGATAGTGACAACAGTGATTTTATGGTTGTTATGTGATTGAGGATAGTGACAATAGTTATTTTATGGTTGTTATGTGATTGAGGATAGTGACAACAGTGATATTATGGTTTCTATATGATTGAGGATAGCGACAACAGTGATATTATGGTTTCTATGTGATTGAGGATAGTGACAACAGTGATATTATGGTTGTTATGTGATTGAGGATAGTGACAACAGTGATATTATGGTTTCTATGTGATTGAGGATAGTGACAACAGTGATATTATGGTTCTTATGTGATTGAGGATAGTGACAACAGTGATATTATGTTTGTTATGTGATTGAGGATAGTGACAACAGTGATTTTATGGTTGTTATGTGATTGAGGATAGTGACAACAGTGATTTTATGGTTGTTATGTGATTGAGGATAGCGACAACAGTGATATTATGGTTGTTATGTGATTGAGGATAGTGACAACAGTGATATTATGGTTTCAATGTGATTGAGGATAGTGACAACAGTGATTTTATGGTTTCTATGTGATTGATGATAGTGACAACAGTGATATTATGGTTTCTATGTGATTGAGGATAGTGACAACAGTAATTTTATGGTTTCTATGTGATTGAGGATAGTGACAGCAGTGATATTATGGTTGTTATGTGATTGAGGATAGTGACAACAGTGATATTATGGTTTCTATGTGATTGAGGATAGTGACAACAGTGATTTTATGGTTGTTATGTGATTGAGGATAGTGACAACAGTGATATTATGGTTGTTATGTGATTGAGGATAGTGACAACAGTGATATTATGGTTTCTATGTGATTGAGGATAGTGACAACAGTGATTTTATGGTTGTTATGTGATTGAGGATAGTGACAACAGTGATTTTATGGTTGTTATGTGATTGAGGATATTGACAACAGTGATATTATGGTTGTTATGTGATTGAGGATAGTGACAACAGTGATTTTATGGTTGTTATGTGATTGAGGATAGTGACAACAGTGATATTATGGTTGTTATGTGATTGAGGATAGTGACAACAGTGATATTATGGTTGTTTTGTGATTGAGGATATTGACAACAGTGATATTATGGTTGTTATGTGATTGAGGATAGTGACAACAGTGATATTATGTTTGTTATGTGATTGAGGATAGTGACAGCAGTGATATTATGGTTGTTTTGTGATTGAGGATATTGACAACAGTGATATTATGGTTGTTATGTGATTGAGGATAGTGACAACAGTGATTTTATGGTTGTTATGTGATTGAGGATAGTGACAGCAGTGATATTATGGTTGTTATGTGATTGAGGATAGTGACAGCAGTGATGTTATGTTTGTTATGTGATTGAGGATAGTGACAGCAGTGATGTTATGTTTGTTATGTGACTGCAATGCATAAACGAAGACAAACAAATTTGGTACCAACTTTCATGTTGAATATGGGAGTGTGACTTGAACACTCATGTGTCTTATACTTGAATAATAATGGTATTTAATATAGAGTAAGATTTATGTACTATACACATTACATGTTATAATATGCAGTATGTAGAAcatagtaggcctatatagtggaaaatatataatgtataatacatagtgtatagtgtctagtacatagtgtatagtgtatagtatataatgtataatagttagtatacagtatatagtgtatagtaaacagtatataataaataaactcTGGTAGAAATTATATACCCTAGTGCATAGTATACTGCATATAGTTTATATactatacacattatatgttataatatgcaGTACATAGTATATAGTGTATGGTGTATagtgtataatgtatatagtatatggtGTAGTATATAGTAAacagtatataatacataaagCCTGGTAGAAAGTATATAGTGCatagtatatagtgtatagtatgaaatatatagtttatagtgtgtattatatagtatatagtacatagtatacAGTAAACActatatagtacatagtatatagtgtataatatataatgtatagcAAATAGCGTATAGTacattatatatagcatatagtgtgtagtatatatagtaaACAGTATATATAGTGCATGGTGTATAGCAAAAATTATGTACGATTGTATGGTATATAGTACAAACCACTGCAAGCTAATGTTATGCAAATTCAGGTAAACTGCAGCAGGTAAACTGCAGCAGGTAAAACTACCCTAAAAATCCAAAGGAGTTCTATATACTTTTAAGTGTCTGCATGAACTTAGCCTAGCATCATTTTTCTTACAAAGTCTTTTCTCTTAATTAAGATTTATGTATTCACTTCCtcattttgatgatgttttattttaatgttcaTTTGCTGtaaattttattatagaaaatataaacatttttcttaGCTTCACACATTATTTGATGCTTTGACTGAGTTCACAGAAACAGAAATTTGGTTAGTTCTTAAAATGTTGCAGCCAAAGGGCAAATAAGTACTTATGGTACCAACTTTGAAGAAATATAAACTCTTTTggataatttaataaatttttagtgTTAAAAGATGATAAGAAATTGGGTACTTACTTTTTAATAGTTATGAATGTTATTGAAATACTGATTGCTTAAATGATTGAAGAAGTCAATGTTTGTTGAATGCGTTAACGGTGGttttacaaaattgaaaaaatgatGAAATCTTTAGTCATGCAGAAAGTGCATAAAATGAATCATGCCAGGATTAATAGAATTACTAAAACTGCCACCACAAAAGCACTAACGGGTGGTAAAAGTTTTTTTGATGCCAGAttagttataaaaaaatttgggGTGGTGCGACTGTAAACAGTCCATCGGAGCTGTAATGTGGTACTAAACACTTGGCACAGTTTTACACGACTGTTTTTTCTTGCACAAGTCTACGTCAAGTAAGAGAATAGATGTATCTTCTGTTACTGGTACACATGGCTATCACGCTAATGCTGCTTGTCTAAACAAACAGTCTagtttaatacaataatttaatcCGCCGGTGGCTGTTAAAGCCACATTGCTGGTATAACTAACATTGCTGTCTAAATAATTTTAACCAATTAGACagcaatattgtttttataGTCCACCCTTTAttataataggcctacattattttttttaaattattctgcaaaatatcatataatttcaaactttttttacatttgtaagtAAAAAATTAGCTCTGTGCCATTTTTACGAACTGCCCACTAAATAAGTTGTAGCAAATCATCTTTAGTAAACAGAAAATGGTCATTGATCTCTACAACTCATGATTAAGCGTATTTCCTTATACAACTTTGTTAGTTTGCATCTGAATTACATGCACATTTTGTATCATTTTGAAAGATGCAACCTGTAATATATGCTGCAGGTATTACAGCCATCGTTGCCAGCCTTGATGTCGACCCTCAAGGCAAAATATACGTCTTAGAACCTCACGGCCTTCATGAGATTGATGAGGCTACGACTGCTGTTACAAGTTGGAGTTTGAAAAATTACGGGTACCACGAAATTGCTGTCTCTTCCGCATATCTAGTAATCACCCAAGAGTACTACAGGTAACAGTTTGTAATTACAAACAAGAAAATAACTATCTAAACTCACATGGCGATCAATAAAATGCTGCAGCTGGTAAAAACAAACAGCTGGTAATGGCTAGATAATTAAAAAGAGCCAACTAATAAATTATTGTACACGTGCATTCACTGCGTTCCTTGCTTTAAAGAGTAGTTGGTGCTCTATAGCAACTTCTGATGCAGTAAAACATACCAAACTGCAAcaacatttttctaaaaaagCTTTTTCTGACAAAATTCTTTTTAATATATCTTCCAAATTATGGTTTGAACAAATGGAAGCTATAATCTTCAGAGATTTCAACTGCCATAAACTACGTACATTGTGTGAATGAGCCAATTGTTGCAATCTATACCATATCTATATTCATTTACTatcataaaaaatagtttttttgtttttaacttAGGTTATTAATTTAATGGCCTATTATGACtacttgaaatttaaaaataaataacctCAAAAAATTGTAATTGGCATTGTAAACCAATAGGGATAAAACAACTGAAAATAGTTCATGAACCTGTTGTTGTGGCACAAATATCCAACTTGGTTTATAAAATTTGGCTACCCGCCATTTTTTGACCTTTGCTCAAAATTGCCtacatttgttattttaaacaaaGCAACAAACCCTAATAAGTATTTATCCAACTCTCAaaaccaaaataaataaataaaagcaTAGAATGAGCATCAGTTTTAGATCCATACAGTTGATTGAAACTGCTTGCAATGCACAGTTATAGAATGTGAAAATCTTTGCTGCCGATGcctaaaaataaacttgaacaaaacttttgtagattttatcagaaattatcagtatttttctatcatatgcagttgcttttgatgtttgagatgctAGGCAGTTTCTAGcataaaatcgataaaacttccTAGCAGTTTAGATGCTCAGACGGAAAATACGTGCCAACTGATGTTattagttgttatcattgtgaTAGATGATATTGTCTATTACCTTCAAGTTACAGCATTACGAGTCTCTGTTCTGTTGATCTCTGCAACTATaaacgtcataatcgcacttttatTTGGTCTGAGCATTTTGATCGCggtcaagttttatcgattgtaatcttgaaatatcttggcaagcagatcacctcaaacttcaaaaacaatcgaaaataataaataataccaGTACTTTCAAATAAAACTTACCAAAAATTTTGCGCGagctcattgttagagagctgcacttttaaagaaaaagttttgtatGTCATTTAGCCAAGAGGCATCCAGCatatatttctaaaaaaaactgACAGCGTTATAACAATTTACTTTGTAGTCGAATGTACAGGCTGCAAGTCTTGGAGCGGCTAAATGCAACTAAACATCTGGCTCAACCAGCTCAGGCGACAGAAGCACTTGTAAGTACTGCTAGACTGCTCACCAAGAATGAATATGACACAATAGCCCTTGTGACCAGAAGTATTGATGGGTTTATAACAATCAATTGAGCATATCACTCATTCATCGCCTCTTACCAAATCAAATTAAAGTTGGAGTAGCGCAACCTTTGAGATAGGATCCCAGGGTTTGATGATGcgtgattataaatataatttctGTCATCGTGTATACAGTCGCAGAACTCTTGCCAACTCTCGCTAGAAAAGTAGAGGGAGCCGGCAATAGATCTTATCACTGATATCACTTGTCACTCGTAAGCAATTGAAGCACATGCTTTCTCAATATTCCCATGTTAGCTTTGGCCAGCATTCAGCTCCCACGACTGGCACAAGTaatttattatagttattgcTTAATCTATACCCATTTATTTTCCTGCTTGTAGATAACGACGTTTGAGTCAAAGGCTTTCTATATCGCAGTCATATTTCCCAGCATTCTTTTTTTGCTTGTTATAATAGTGGTGATTGGAGCCACCTGGAGAATTTTAAAGTAAGTTCTTATTGACAAACTTGATATCGTTTAGTAGTTGATAGATGTTAAATCTGTCTCATGGCATACCTTGCTTTCAATAAGCAATAGTTCTTTAGAAGAGCAGTGATGATTTGACTGGCACGCAAAAATAATTCATTGTGTTAGCCAAGCTACATTCAGAACACATTATCCTGGCCTTGTGACGATGTTGCAGAGCTCAACcagttttgaaataaaaataggGAATTATGCTATGCCAGACTCTTTCAAAACTCTTCTAGAGAACTCGTTCTTTTGCCTCTGATTACGAAAGCAAGTTGCATGGAATGCGCATCTAGCAACACTGACTTTGAGACATCACATTTGAAGAATGTAGAGTGTCAGCAGGCAATCTTTGTAACATCTTGACTCCACTGTCCTTGGTAGCACTTGGAACTATTGCGTCGAAACAGTAAAAAAAAAGATTGTCTGTGAATGAAGAAAAGTCAAAAAGAATTTCCTTTGCAGTGCAGGAAATTCTTTTAACCGAaccaagttttaaaattttttgtacatcCATTCAACTgcaacaaaagaaaaatattagtCTGGACCACGCagttaatttattaaaagtatCAAAGATTATGTTAATGTGTTTGAATTTCAGGTATAACACCATAATTCTTCTTA includes:
- the LOC137399990 gene encoding uncharacterized protein, with protein sequence MTKQVLPWFIGACMLVATQVVGEKNFTILPETYSGPVAVDFLTTSTVVVSERTSLSLVDLNDGAKTKLVGSLTTGGYVDGDKGKARFTLINDVVIQGSYIYIADFSCIRIYDMLREQVATLAGICGRMEGDSDSASMFPTFRGQLKLAASARDLYVLDQDKISRVDKETGAVWLLSVSQFLADGDATSIALDKYSKTLFVAVATTEIIHIVAIDAISGLQTLYQTVLRTASGDEKGITAIVASLDVDPQGKIYVLEPHGLHEIDEATTAVTSWSLKNYGYHEIAVSSAYLVITQEYYSRMYRLQVLERLNATKHLAQPAQATEALITTFESKAFYIAVIFPSILFLLVIIVVIGATWRILKSRKEGYERPVSDVTSDKYFLNEEGNRYESKYWM